A region from the Tachyglossus aculeatus isolate mTacAcu1 chromosome Y4, mTacAcu1.pri, whole genome shotgun sequence genome encodes:
- the LOC119947047 gene encoding histone H2A type 1 — protein MSGRGKQGGKARAKAKSRSSRAGLQFPVGRVHRLLRKGNYAERVGAGAPVYLAAVLEYLTAEILELAGNAARDNKKTRIIPRHLQLAIRNDEELNKLLGKVTIAQGGVLPNIQAVLLPKKTESHHKAKGK, from the coding sequence ATGTCAGGCCGCGGAAAGCAGGGTGGAAAGGCTCGCGCCAAGGCCAAGTCCCGCTCGTCCCGGGCCGGTCTGCAGTTCCCAGTGGGCCGCGTGCACCGTCTGCTCCGCAAGGGCAACTACGCCGAGAGGGTCGGGGCCGGTGCCCCCGTCTACCTGGCCGCCGTGCTCGAGTACCTGACGGCCGAGATCCTGGAGCTGGCGGGCAACGCGGCCCGCGACAACAAGAAGACCCGCATCATCCCCCGCCACTTGCAGCTGGCCATCCGCAACGACGAGGAGCTTAACAAGCTGCTGGGTAAAGTGACCATCGCCCAGGGCGGCGTCCTGCCCAACATCCAGGCTGTGCTGCTGCCCAAGAAGACTGAGAGCCACCATAAGGCCAAGGGCAAGTAA
- the LOC119947050 gene encoding histone H2B type 2-E, which produces MPEPAKSAPAPKKGSKKAVTKAQKKDGKKRKRSRKESYSIYVYKVLKQVHPDTGISSKAMGIMNSFVNDIFERIAGEASRLAHYNKRSTITSREIQTAVRLLLPGELAKHAVSEGTKAVTKYTSSK; this is translated from the coding sequence ATGCCTGAGCCTGCCAAATCCGCTCCGGCCCCCAAGAAGGGCTCCAAGAAGGCCGTCACCAAAGCCCAAAAGAAGGACGGCAAGAAGCGCAAGCGGAGCCGCAAGGAGAGCTACTCCATCTACGTGTACAAGGTGCTGAAGCAAGTCCACCCCGACACGGGCATCTCGTCCAAGGCCATGGGCATCATGAACTCGTTCGTCAACGACATCTTCGAGCGCATCGCCGGCGAGGCTTCCCGCCTGGCGCACTACAACAAGCGCTCCACCATCACCTCCCGGGAGATCCAGACGGCCGTGCGCCTGCTGCTGCCCGGGGAGCTGGCCAAGCACGCCGTGTCCGAGGGCACCAAGGCCGTCACCAAGTACACCAGCTCCAAGTAA
- the LOC119947039 gene encoding histone H2A type 1-like isoform X2, producing the protein MSGRGKQGGKVRAKAKSRSSRAGLQFPVGRVHRLLRKGNYAERVGAGAPVYLAAVLEYLTAEILELAGNAARDNKKTRIIPRHLQLAIRNDEELNKLLGKVTIAQGGVLPNIQAVLLPKKTESHHKAKGK; encoded by the coding sequence ATGTCGGGTCGTGGAAAGCAGGGAGGCAAAGTTCGCGCCAAGGCTAAGTCCCGCTCGTCCCGAGCAGGTCTGCAGTTCCCAGTGGGGCGCGTGCACCGTCTGCTCCGCAAGGGCAACTATGCCGAGAGGGTCGGGGCCGGTGCCCCCGTCTACCTGGCCGCCGTGCTCGAATACCTGACGGCCGAGATCCTGGAGCTGGCGGGCAACGCGGCCCGCGACAACAAGAAGACCCGCATCATCCCCCGCCACCTGCAGCTGGCCATCCGTAACGACGAGGAGCTCAACAAGCTGCTGGGCAAGGTGACCATCGCTCAGGGCGGCGTCCTGCCCAACATCCAGGCCGTGCTGCTGCCCAAGAAGACCGAGAGCCACCACAAGGCCAAGGGCAAATAA
- the LOC119947051 gene encoding histone H4 codes for MSGRGKGGKGLGKGGAKRHRKVLRDNIQGITKPAIRRLARRGGVKRISGLIYEETRGVLKVFLENVIRDAVTYTEHAKRKTVTAMDVVYALKRQGRTLYGFGG; via the coding sequence ATGTCTGGTCGCGGTAAGGGTGGCAAGGGCCTTGGTAAGGGAGGTGCCAAACGGCACAGGAAGGTGTTGCGTGATAACATCCAGGGCATTACCAAGCCCGCTATTCGCCGCCTAGCTCGGCGTGGCGGTGTCAAGCGCATCTCCGGGCTGATCTACGAGGAGACCCGCGGGGTGCTCAAAGTTTTCTTGGAGAACGTGATCCGGGACGCTGTCACTTACACGGAGCACGCCAAGAGAAAGACCGTCACCGCTATGGATGTGGTCTACGCCCTAAAGCGCCAGGGCAGGACCCTCTATGGTTTTGGCGGCTAG
- the LOC119947104 gene encoding histone H2B type 1-O-like — MPDPAKSAPAPKKGSKKAVTKSQKKDGKKRKRSRKESYSIYVYKVLKQVHPDTGISSKAMGIMNSFVNDIFERIAGEASRLAHYNKRSTITSREIQTAVRLLLPGELAKHAVSEGTKAVTKYTSSK, encoded by the coding sequence ATGCCTGATCCAGCCAAGTCCGCCCCTGCGCCCAAGAAGGGCTCGAAGAAGGCTGTGACTAAGTCGCAGAAGAAAGATGGTAAGAAGCGCAAGCGGAGCCGCAAGGAGAGCTACTCCATCTACGTGTACAAGGTGCTGAAGCAGGTCCACCCCGACACGGGCATCTCGTCCAAGGCCATGGGTATCATGAACTCGTTCGTCAACGACATCTTCGAGCGCATCGCCGGCGAGGCTTCCCGCCTGGCGCACTACAACAAGCGCTCCACCATCACTTCCCGGGAGATCCAGACGGCCGTGCGCCTGCTGCTGCCCGGGGAGCTGGCCAAGCACGCCGTGTCCGAGGGCACCAAGGCCGTCACCAAGTACACCAGTTCCAAGTAA
- the LOC119947045 gene encoding histone H1.4-like: protein MSETAPVAPAAPAPAEKVPAKKRAKKPAAGGARRKAAGPSVSELIVQAVSASKERNGVSLAALKKALAAAGYDVEKNNSRIKLGLKSLVAKGTLVQTKGTGASGSFKINKKAAGSEGKAKPKAKKSAAAAKPRKAAGAAKKPKKPAATGAKKSVKRTPKKAKRPAAAAGAKKAAKSPKKAKAAKPKRAAKSPAKPKPVKPKAAKPKAAKPKAAKPKKAAASKKK, encoded by the coding sequence ATGTCCGAAACGGCCCCTGTCGCgcccgcggccccggcccccgcggaGAAGGTTCCGGCCAAGAAGAGGGCGAAGAAGCCGGCGGCGGGCGGAGCGCGGCGCAAAGCTGCGGGGCCCTCGGTGTCCGAGCTGATCGTCCAAGCGGTGTCGGCGTCCAAGGAGCGCAATGGGGTGTCTTTGGCCGCCCTGAAAAAAGCTCTGGCCGCCGCCGGCTACGACGTGGAGAAGAACAACAGCCGCATCAAGCTGGGGCTCAAGAGCCTGGTCGCCAAAGGCACTTTGGTGCAAACCAAAGGCACCGGCGCCTCGGGCTCCTTCAAAATCAACAAGAAGGCCGCCGGCTCCGAAGGCAAGGCCAAGCCTAAGGCTAAGAAGTCCGCGGCCGCCGCCAAGCCCAGGAAAGCGGCCGGGGCCGCCAAGAAGCCCAAGAAGCCGGCGGCCACCGGGGCCAAGAAGAGCGTGAAAAGGACCCCGAAGAAAGCCAAGAGACCCGCAGCGGCGGCGGGGGCCAAGAAGGCGGCCAAGAGTCCGAAAAAGGCCAAAGCGGCTAAGCCCAAGAGAGCAGCCAAGAGTCCGGCCAAACCGAAGCCCGTGAAGCCCAAAGCGGCCAAGCCTAAGGCTGCGAAACCCAAGGCGGCCAAACCCAAAAAGGCGGCGGCGTCTAAGAAGAAGTAG
- the LOC119946890 gene encoding histone H1.4-like produces the protein MAETAPTAPAPAEKTPTKKKAKKPAGGARRKAAGPSVSELITQAVAVSKERNGVSLAALKKALAAAGYDVEKNNSRIKLGLKSLVAKGTLVQTKGTGASGSFKINKKAAGSEGKAKPKAKKSAAATKPQKSASAARKPKKPVASGAKKSVKKTPKKAKKPAAAAAKKATKSPRKTQTVKPKKATKSPAKAKAVKPKAAKPKAARSKSAKPKKATASKKK, from the coding sequence ATGGCCGAAACGGCTCCCACCGCCCCGGCCCCCGCTGAGAAGACTCCGACCAAGAAGAAGGCGAAGAAGCCTGCGGGCGGGGCGCGGCGCAAGGCTGCGGGGCCCTCGGTGTCCGAGCTGATCACCCAGGCCGTGGCGGTGTCTAAGGAGCGCAATGGGGTGTCTTTGGCCGCCCTGAAAAAAGCTCTAGCCGCAGCCGGCTACGACGTGGAGAAGAACAACAGCCGCATCAAGCTGGGGCTCAAGAGTCTGGTCGCCAAAGGCACCTTGGTGCAGACCAAAGGCACCGGAGCCTCGGGCTCTTTTAAGATCAACAAGAAGGCGGCCGGCTCCGAAGGCAAGGCCAAGCCGAAAGCCAAGAAATCGGCTGCCGCCACCAAGCCCCAGAAATCGGCCAGCGCCGCCAGGAAGCCCAAGAAGCCGGTGGCTTCAGGGGCTAAAAAGAGCGTGAAGAAGACCCCGAAGAAAGCCAAGAAACCTGCGGCAGCGGCCGCCAAGAAGGCGACTAAAAGTCCGAGAAAAACCCAAACTGTGAAGCCCAAGAAGGCAACCAAGAGCCCCGCCAAAGCGAAGGCGGTGAAGCCCAAAGCGGCCAAGCCCAAGGCCGCGAGATCCAAATCTGCCAAACCCAAGAAGGCGACGGCTTCCAAGAAGAAGTAG
- the LOC119947039 gene encoding histone H2A type 1-like isoform X1 — translation MSGRGKQGGKVRAKAKSRSSRAGLQFPILELAGNAARDNKKTRIIPRHLQLAIRNDEELNKLLGKVTIAQGGVLPNIQAVLLPKKTESHHKAKGK, via the exons ATGTCGGGTCGTGGAAAGCAGGGAGGCAAAGTTCGCGCCAAGGCTAAGTCCCGCTCGTCCCGAGCAGGTCTGCAGTTCCCA ATCCTGGAGCTGGCGGGCAACGCGGCCCGCGACAACAAGAAGACCCGCATCATCCCCCGCCACCTGCAGCTGGCCATCCGTAACGACGAGGAGCTCAACAAGCTGCTGGGCAAGGTGACCATCGCTCAGGGCGGCGTCCTGCCCAACATCCAGGCCGTGCTGCTGCCCAAGAAGACCGAGAGCCACCACAAGGCCAAGGGCAAATAA